One window of the Lycorma delicatula isolate Av1 chromosome 3, ASM4794821v1, whole genome shotgun sequence genome contains the following:
- the LOC142322186 gene encoding thymidine kinase 2, mitochondrial-like isoform X2, which yields MALNSTALEISKNRPLRVSIEGNVGCGKSTLIRHFKSYIDVDAKSEPLSDWRNVQGHNLLHLTYADPKRWNFTFQHYVQLSRLNLQTSQSNKKIQLFERSLQNNRYCFVEMAYKRGLLEKPEYITLCEWYDWIEKNMDINLDLIVYLRSSPEVVFNRMQLRNRPEESTVSLDYLTDLHRQYEKWLMECELNLLPAPVVVLDVDRDLKYVSKMYSQLEQYLLERNSISNKRFEIHINENEVCV from the exons ATGGCTTTGAACAGTACTGCattagaaatatcaaaaaatagaCCCCTTCGTGTTTCAATTGAAGGAAATGTTGGTTGTGGTAAATCAACCTTGATAAGGCATTTTAAGAGCTATATTGATGTAGATGCTAAGTCT GAGCCTCTTTCTGATTGGAGAAATGTTCAGGgccataatttattacatttgacGTATGCTGATCCAAAACGATGGAATTTTACTTTTCAACATTATGTTCAGTTAAGCcgtttaaatttacaaacatcacaaagtaataaaaaaatacaactgtttGAACGATCACTTCAAAATAACAG GTATTGTTTTGTTGAAATGGCATACAAAAGAGGGTTACTTGAGAAACCAGAATATATTACACTGTGTGAGTGGTATGATTGGATTGAAAAGAACATGGACATTAATCTTGACcttattg tGTATTTGAGAAGTAGCCCTGAAGTGGTATTTAATCGCATGCAGCTACGAAACCGACCTGAAGAAAGTACAGTCAGTTTGGATTATCTGACTGACCTTCACAGGCAGTATGAAAAATGGTTAATGGAATGTGAACTGAATTTATTGCCAGCCCCTGTTGTTGTTCTTGATGTAGATAGGGATTTGAAATATGTGAGCAAGATGTACTCACAATTAGAACAATACTTACTGGAAAGGAATTCAATATCAAACAAAAGATTTGAAATccatattaatgaaaatgaagtatGTGTCTAG
- the LOC142322186 gene encoding deoxynucleoside kinase-like isoform X1 — MNYVSSVKYLQKSIHCVVLKKIDITQMALNSTALEISKNRPLRVSIEGNVGCGKSTLIRHFKSYIDVDAKSEPLSDWRNVQGHNLLHLTYADPKRWNFTFQHYVQLSRLNLQTSQSNKKIQLFERSLQNNRYCFVEMAYKRGLLEKPEYITLCEWYDWIEKNMDINLDLIVYLRSSPEVVFNRMQLRNRPEESTVSLDYLTDLHRQYEKWLMECELNLLPAPVVVLDVDRDLKYVSKMYSQLEQYLLERNSISNKRFEIHINENEVCV; from the exons atgaattatgtaagTTCAGTAAAGTATCTTCAAAAAAG TATTCATTGTGTTGTgttgaaaaaaatagatataacacAAATGGCTTTGAACAGTACTGCattagaaatatcaaaaaatagaCCCCTTCGTGTTTCAATTGAAGGAAATGTTGGTTGTGGTAAATCAACCTTGATAAGGCATTTTAAGAGCTATATTGATGTAGATGCTAAGTCT GAGCCTCTTTCTGATTGGAGAAATGTTCAGGgccataatttattacatttgacGTATGCTGATCCAAAACGATGGAATTTTACTTTTCAACATTATGTTCAGTTAAGCcgtttaaatttacaaacatcacaaagtaataaaaaaatacaactgtttGAACGATCACTTCAAAATAACAG GTATTGTTTTGTTGAAATGGCATACAAAAGAGGGTTACTTGAGAAACCAGAATATATTACACTGTGTGAGTGGTATGATTGGATTGAAAAGAACATGGACATTAATCTTGACcttattg tGTATTTGAGAAGTAGCCCTGAAGTGGTATTTAATCGCATGCAGCTACGAAACCGACCTGAAGAAAGTACAGTCAGTTTGGATTATCTGACTGACCTTCACAGGCAGTATGAAAAATGGTTAATGGAATGTGAACTGAATTTATTGCCAGCCCCTGTTGTTGTTCTTGATGTAGATAGGGATTTGAAATATGTGAGCAAGATGTACTCACAATTAGAACAATACTTACTGGAAAGGAATTCAATATCAAACAAAAGATTTGAAATccatattaatgaaaatgaagtatGTGTCTAG